A portion of the Bubalus kerabau isolate K-KA32 ecotype Philippines breed swamp buffalo chromosome 1, PCC_UOA_SB_1v2, whole genome shotgun sequence genome contains these proteins:
- the LOC129625354 gene encoding uncharacterized protein LOC129625354, translating to MKSLVPHDQDPAVSLAGAPSSAEGPVRMSGLGSAGPLGSASETRPSSLSASHGDPSVTCSRPHRPAPACSGQKPTKRRGQSGFGPACNREAPPGEGTLRRRDERHGLAYRGLRWTRLEPERRRDRRAQTRGLGPPLLAAGPRSAFSAHSGPPLGRFRFRFLAESVEENESGSVQSLRGSRRGEGRTVRGGQPGAGEPELQPAPGEMAVGPGLPCTAGSDEAGQQRNKKMDSLLLKTRMPATSHGFQHGGGGAGHGLGEAARVCGAGPSLTHMKGGGPSLEPVRQGPPAPTEPCSDLAQHPIQTGHQHLLAELIRDSPLTYITS from the exons ATGAAGAGCCTGGTACCTCACGATCAGGACCCGGCTGTCAGCCTTGCTGGTGCCCCCAGCTCAGCCGAGGGACCAGTGCGCATGTCTGGGCTGGGGAGCGCCGGACCCCTGGGGTCTGCGAGCGAAACCCGCCCCAGTTCCCTGAGCGCCTCCCACGGGGACCCCTCAGTGACGTGCTCCCGGCCACACAGGCCGGCACCCGCCTGCTCAGGCCAGAAACCCACGAAGCGCCGCGGGCAGTCAGGTTTCGGGCCCGCCTGCAACCGCGAGGCCCCG CCGGGCGAGGGCACGCTGCGCCGCCGCGACGAGCGCCATGGGCTGGCTTATCGGGGTCTCAGGTGGACGCGGCTCGAGCCGGAACGCCGCCGGGACCGCCGTGCGCAGACCCGAGGCCTGGGGCCCCCGCTTCTGGCTGCCGGCCCGCGCTCCGCGTTCTCCGCGCACTCGGGCCCGCCTCTCGGCCGTTTTCGCTTTCGCTTTCTTGCCGAGAGCGTTGAGGAAAATGAAAGTGGCAGTGTCCAGAGCCTGCGCGGCAGCCGTCGGGGCGAGGGGCGCACCGTGCGGGGCGGCCAGCCTGGAGCGGGCGAGCCGGAGCTTCAGCCCGCACCCGGCGAG ATGGCGGTAGGCCCTGGActtccctgcactgcaggcagtgatGAGGCTGGGCAgcagagaaacaagaaaatggACTCCCTTCTCCTGAAGACAAGAATGCCAGCTACCAGCCATGG GTTCCagcatggaggaggaggagcagggcaTGGACTAGGGGAAGCCGCCAGGGTTTGCGGAGCTGGACCCAGTTTAACACACATGAAAGGGGGTGGTCCTTCTCTTGAGCCAGTCCGCCAaggtccccctgcccccacagagCCATGCTCAGACCTAGCACAGCACCCTATCCAAACTGGACACCAACACCTGCTTGCTGAACTGATCAGAGACTCACCTCTCACCTACATCACATCCTAG